The Toxoplasma gondii ME49 chromosome XI, whole genome shotgun sequence region ACCTGTGCAGGTAAAACAATACACTTTGAGCCCTCTTTTTAACCCCGCCCCCCGTGCTAATGTAGACTACCGCATGCATGATTCAAGATTTGGCAGGCAACTCATCAGCAGAAAATCCAGTACGTCTTCAGAATTTGAGTGTGTTCTGCATATCTCGAGACGCAGTATCGGCCCGTCCATATTGAAAATGTGCAAACTGGGAGTGTttgggagagggagaagtgAGCATCTGTGAGCTGCGCATCTAGCTGCCTCATCGTCTCCACTCACTTGAGTTCTTTTAGCCGCCAATCTGTAGCCATCCACGATGTATTTAACTCTCGCAGGTTCGGTCTAATGTCCGTGATCGGACCGGTTTTCATGCTTGTTTGGAAGATGTAGCCACTAACTATGTTGGTTCAGAGTTAAGCCAGCAAAGGAGTTACGTCTGTGGTAGTCGCTAATCTACCATTAGAGTCATGACATGTCGCTGCGCATAGAAACTGGCCCGACGAAGGACAGTGGGTTTGTGTATGGTTCCAAAGCTACACCTTTCTTGATATACACATGTGGAGATTGTTGAACACACTAAATATGGTTTCGAGACGGAGTGTCACTGCACTTCCTCAAAGTTATACAGTTTGCTGGTTACTGGTTAATATGTAACTAGAAAGATATACATCCTCTTATGAAGAACTCCAAAATTGCACCGACACGAGAACGAGTCGGTGCGTGCGTCTCCTGATGCCACCCCAGCTCGAAttttcgctgcatgcactcaatCGACGCTGCCCCTACTGCGTATTGTCCCgccgtttcttttttcgtaAGAGTTAACGCTAACGACGCTTTGTCTCGTGACTGCCGATGCGAATGAAGTCATTCTGATGCGGATGTTGTCTCAGATTTCCGCAGCTCCAGGGGACGTTTCCGAACTGGTCCGTCTCCCGTGACTCGTGCGAGTACACCGGAGGCTCGCGTGTCAAAACGGTACACAACTCCTTTGCAGACACAGCGCAAGACGATGTTGGTTGGAAAGCGTTCTGAGTTTTGGCAGCGAATACGGAGGACAAAGCTGTCGCCGCACTGTACATCATTCATTGACGAGACCCGAAAACGTTCCATGCTTTTGCCGTCTTCGTGAATCTCCGTGGCTGTCCGCATCGGTGCCATGCTGGTTCAGAGGCGCAGCGGACAATCGAAGAGGCTGCAACTAATGTACCGCCATTTGTTTAGTCGGGCTGCTCGTCGGCTTCAGAGATGTAATTCTGCATGAGACCTCCACAGCCGCTTCGGCTTCCCGTCTCCCGTCACGAAAAACGGAACCGAACAGAGTGAGAGACGGCGCGCCGTCGGTGTTCCAGCAAGGCGCCTGTTTGTCAATCTACATGCTTCGTTTTGTatcccctctctcccccaGTTCAGCTCATTCAACttccgccttcgctctctcaaAATCGCGGACAAAAGTTGTCCAGCCGCCTTTTCAACCGCTAGCTTCCCCCCCTTTCTTGCCACAACTTGTGGAGGGCCGACGCGATTTATACACGAAAAGAAGGGAACAGCAAAGCAGTTGCTTATTAATGCCGTGTTCCGCTGAAAACCACGAATACGTTCCTTTGCTTGGGGCTCTGACTACACGATGCATCTGCCTAGGCTTTGTCACCGACTTTCCTAGGTatgtttctttgtctcgcaCTTAACCTGAGGAATGCCTGCTGTGATGAAAGAGTGGCCTTCTCCCTGTTGCTTGACTCACTACGCGGCAGGCGAATTTGCCCGCTGTTTCACTCGGCCACCGTTTTGTTTGGTGTCTCAATTCCCGGTTAACCTGTGTTCTGCTACCgccgtttttccttttctgcatgGCCTTCCTCTGCCCCTGCTACGATGCGTCCCGTGTAGTGTCCGCTCTGGAAAACCGACTTTACGCGATACGAGCGCTAAATGCTTGAATGAAAACACGGACATAACTTCCTCAGGTCTATGTACACTTCGTGACTTGTTTCCAGCGTTCTTCccgaggtgtacgtacacttcTTGACTTGTGCATATCGTCCTTCCTCAGATGTACGAGCACCCCGTGGCTTGTGTGTATCCTGATGGAGGGCATGAAGAGCACTCGGAGTCCGCAGGACCCTGCGAGCCTCCCGGAGACCGACGCGCGCGGGATGATGGGGCGGTCCTCTTACGTCGGCCTTTCGATTTCCTCGCGCAGCGGCTCTTTGGATCGCAGCAGCATGCCCCCGCCGCCTCTGTTGTCTTACGTTCCGCCGAAGAAGTGTCTGTGCTGCGAAATGACGGCGCCGGCGGACGCTGGAGGCGCGGAGAAAAGCGTTCGAGCCAAGGCGGACCGCAGCACAGAAAAGCGGACAGACGACGTGGAGCAGGCCGCCGCTCAGGCCTTCGCTGATGCTCAGAGCCGCGCGGAGGAAAGTGAGAAGCGTGAGACAGGGCGAGATCTGCCGCCGAATTCCGGAGCATCTGGATTCCAGGACCCAGGCGCAGCGCGGCGCCTCTCGGCGGCCCTCACGGCTGAAACGGTGTACACCTCGCTGAGGCCGGCGACAGGCGAAGGCGTACCGCTGATGGCGGAAGCCTCCTACTCGTTGGAGGAGTTCCAGAAAGACAACTCGAGCATGGACGACACTCCCCTCCCGGTGCGCTCGTCTTCCTGTCCGACTTCATACGCGACGTCCAGTTTCGAGACGGGGGGCGCCGGTGTGATGGCACTGCAACGCAAGGGTGAGAACACAGCACCaggtgacagagagaaaaggacctCCGAGGGGGCAGGCGTCCGACCGTTGGCAGGCGCGCAGCGGACAACGTCTTCCACTTGCGAGTGGACAGCGCCCTTTATTGAGGCTCTTATCCTTCAGCTCAGGAGACGGGAACTCCGAGGAAGCCACCAAGCTGCGCGACGCACTGCTGAGGTACGTCAAGGAGACTATGGCCACCACATAACTGTACAAGTATGTATAATTTTAGGTATCAATACAAATAtatcttcatatatatatatatatatatggccatctatatacatgtgcAGATGTCTCTCTTGTAAATGCACGCCGATGGTGGCCGTAATTTGATAGAGTGATTACGCGTTAACATCTGTACAACAAGTCGACATGTAGTCGGTATAGGACTGTTTGCTGTACGTACATTCGATGCCAGATGTCCACGCCTGTGTAGAATTCGAGAAACGAATTATATTTGGCTGATGGGCTGCGGTCACCCTGGTGGCCGCTGCCTCGTCCGTCgatcgcatgcagtggatGACGAACCAGTTTCTGccttttgcttttttcaggttctgcgtcgccttgtCGATGTCTATCCGTGGCAAACAACGCATGAACTCATCGATGTCGTGAAGCACGTCGGCCGTCGCCTTATTCGCGCAAGCCCCATGGAGTTCCTCGTTGCTAACGTCTTGAGAAGAGTAattccttctccgtttcccttcgtgtctccgtttcgtaTCGTCTTCTCgatctgcgtctctgtcttctgtcggATTCGTTTCACTATCCTGCATTCTGCTTAACTCATTGTCTTCGTGTCGCTCCTCTTTTTGTCGGCTGTCTGTGTCGTGGttcctcttgtctttcttcctgaAAAACGCGGTCTTTTTTTCGTGCCTCTCCTCACCACTTTCTCGTTCCGCATCCAGCCGGATCTAGTAGACTCAGAAGCCTTAAATCTTCAACTGTCTGATGGCCCGGCTGTATCTCCACCTTTCCTTCGCGAGTCTCTGACAGCGCATGCTCACCGAAGCGCTCCCCGCACACCCCCCTCACTCGACCTGTCTACGTTTGGAATCtctctggatttctccactcCCTGCGTCGCCTGACGTTGCTTGGTTTTGACCTTCTTTCTGGCATTTTCTCCCGTGCTGCATTCACGACACCTTgcatgcttcttctccccgaaGGACCACCTTGCCCTCTTGCTCTGCCCCTCACGGCCTGCGTGTGGACTTCACTTTTGCTGAGCCTTTTTCTCGTACTGCATGTGCGACGCCTTGCATGCGACGAGTAGATGAAACATCACCTAGCGTTCTCCATGGCACCTGGTGGCTTTCGCGCAGGTTCTGTGCATCATCCGCCGAGAGCATTACAAACACgtggagctgcagagacaccgacaGCAACAGCAGGCTGCCGAGCGCGCGCAGAAGAGCCGGGacgtctcttcgcttctctcgagcCCAGGGTCCTTTTCTGAGGCGACCCGAGAAAGCTCAAGAAAAGCCGAGAGTCCCTCGGAAACGGCACTGTGTCGCTCGTGTGGGTGCGTCTCTTCCAGCGCCTCTGTTTCACTCGgacgcggagaaggaaacagtcGCCAGGGCGAAGAGCGCGAGCAGCTGCCCTTGAGGCCTGGCGCCAGTGGAGAGcaccttctcttctcacACGAAAGGCCCGCGTTGCATCGAACGACTTCCGGAACGCTCCACGTCGCGCGCTGGGCCTCGCAGCGGGCGGCACCTTCCATGGCGATGTACTTCGACCCCTACGCCTCGCCTGGAGCAGACGACTGTCGACCCATTTCTGCCTCGGTCAAGCAGTCGATCTTTGAGGTAACGCACTGGGAACGGGGAGAAGCGGTGTGACAGAGGACGCCCAGATCGACAGGAACGCACGGGAACCGCGTGCTGCCGTTCCTTCaggagtggagaagagggaggagcgaGGTCCTCAAAAGACGGTGTGGGGTCAGGGGAGTGATTGATGGTGCCTGGGGCGTTCGTGGTCGACTCGGAGGACTTCCAGACGAGACACAGGACCCTGTATCAAAATACGTGATGAGACAAAATTGTGCATGCAAATctatatacagagagagacatatgtatgcacgtgcatgcatacattCAGACAAGCAAACACATGTtgacatatacatatatatatatatatatatatgtatacatatatatatatgtatatattcgTGTTTATATATtgacatgcagagaaacgcatgtaCGTAGAGGCACATGCACGTCTGCGTCTGGGCGCCTTTCCTGATTTGTTGGTGTGTATGTGTACGCATGCGCAAGTGGAGGTGATCAGGCACAACTCGCTTTCTGTGCGCGCCTGAGTGGTTCTTCTTAACGCTTTCTGTGGACTTGGTGTGTGACGTCGCACGTATCTTTTTCGTTTTGCATAACAGGGCATAAGCGAGCTGGTGGCCGAAGTCGACAGCGCttgggaagaaggcgacgatgTCCGAACTGCATGCTTTCTGAACGGCGACTGCATCTTAACCTACGGATACTCCCTCGCTGTGGAGAGGCTCCTCAAGGCCGTAAGAGCGTCTGACCCTCTTCACGCTTCGTCGCTTCCGCTCTCCCGTATTCGTCCTTCactgtcttctgtttcttcttgtctcatCGCTGCGTTTGAGTCTCTCGAGGCACGGTGGCAGTTGTGCACCAGCCGCCCgatctcctcttcgccgcgCTGCATCCAGGGACCGCATGCGGGTCCTTTGACCTCTGCAAGCGACGTAGTCGTGGACAACTTCCCACTCGTTTCTGCTGCATTCAACGCTTTTGTCGCCGAATTATCCTCTGTAGTCTCTCTTGCGTTTCCTATTCaaacctatatatatatatatctatggATGTGTGTGGATGTATGGTTATATTGTGTTTACtttgtgtatgtatgcatgtgtgtatgtacatgtgtcTGTATATCTGTTTCTACTCGTTTTTCCGTTTACGCGTGGAGGCATGCACATGTATCTATGTttgcatatatttatgctTGGCtccatgtatacatgtattaTTTTGTAGTtgtatgtgtgcatatgCGTGCGTCGATTCGACTTGTTcagtgtctctttcgttgttgttttttgtctctcccaGATTCACCGCAAGAACCAAGAAGGCGGCGAGCACGGTGCCAGCAGCCGGCgcacaaagaagaagcgcgtcAGGTGTAATTTCCAAGTGATTGTTTTGGGAGGCGACCCAGAGCAAGGCGGAAAGAAGATGGCGCAATGCCTCGTTGCATGCGGAATAAAAACTGCATATGTCGCCGACGGCGCGCTCTTTGCAGTCATGAACAAAGTCGATAAAGTGGTGTTGGGTATGTCAGAAAAGGAGCGAAAAACCCACAGTTCAGGAGACCACCGCTTTCCCCACACACAACGTCAttcatatatgcatatatgcatatatgcatatatatatatatatatatatatatatatatattgtatatgtatatatatatatatattgcatGCACGTATACGTGCGTCTGTGTATGCAGACAGGTGTGCAGCTCCACGTGAACATGTGTATGCGTATCTATACTtctacatatgcatatgtgtgttgATTTGTATACACGAATCTAGGTGGAAACGTAACTGACTAGCGAGACCAGAAACTCACGTCTAGTTTTAACAGGTGTAGATTTTTGAAACACATACACTCTTTCTGTGGCATCTGTTTGCAGGTACTCGCGCTGTCCTCTCTTCGGGAAGTGCCGTGACTATCAGCGGTGCTCGATACGTGGCTGAGGCCGCCAAGGTGAgatgtttgcatgcgctttctctgtttgaGCTGCGTTTCCTCCAGTTGTTTTTCAACTCcccctttcgtctctcgtgACCTTCCGTGGTATGGGCTCTTTTCGAATCGTAACTCGCAATCCAGCTCAAGGCGTTCCTGCAATTAATTCCACGAGCTGCCTTTCTCAGTAAACGCTCGCGTTGCACAGCGCGTCGCCGTCACGacgaagaaaccagctacaTATCTCGGACCTATCCAAATTCCTAAACATCATGTCTGTGgacgtgtgtgtctgcatgcgtgcacAGCCGTTCAGGTGTAGAAAGAAACATGCATAGTTGGCCTCACCCATTTATACCTACATTTATACATGTGTGCATACGTATCTTTCATCGACTTGTCCATAAATGTGCCtgaatataaatatatatatatatgtatgtatcgGTAAACACATACATTGATCTGTCTGCTTTTATGTGTGAAACACCACGCATTAGCTTTCGTATGAGCACCATTCgattttccttttcttgtgGCACCCGTTTTAAGACGTTCAGCAAACCGGTGATCGTGgtcgcgcctctcttcaAGTTGACACATCTTCCGGTGTATGATCACCACTCGCGAAAcgagcttcttcctcctgcgcTGGTAAGGGGTCCGGTTTGCAATCCATTGTTTGCTCTTGCAGAAACCTATACAGTTTGTTCACACATGCACATTCAAATGAGTGTGTCTCGAACTGCAGACGCTTGaacagtgcatgcagcggacaggcagaaaggagactccTGAGGCTTGGCGCCGAGACAAAGGCGTTGATCTTCCCCTTTGAATTGTACACTCGCGCTGTGGGTAACGTTTTCGATTTCCTGTTTTGTGCTTCTCTTCTATCTTGTGCGAAGTCTTCTAGATAAAAGTGGAAGATTTCCATACCCTGCGACACCAAGCTTATTCCGTCATGTTCTAGTCGGAGTGTGTGACTGCCGTCACTCGTGTTAACACTCGTGACCGTGCTCTCTGCTATGAGGGTGAACCTCATCTGAGAACAGACGGTCACATATCTGCGTCTTTACGCACATATTTACACAGAGCCATTGcactgtgcatgcgcatatctatctatctatctatctagctatctatctatctatctctctatctctctatctctctatctatctatctatctatatatatatatatatgtttaagTGAATACTTATAGGCGCTCTCACAAAGGGATACAGAGCGGTTTGTGGAGTTTCGTTTATATTCGTTTTTTtaccttctctcgctttgcatgcgcttgaAATGGCCCACCCCGTGGTCATGTGTTCCCCTCGGGGCCTCGGTTCATGCACGCTGCAGCCGTCAGGGAGCGCGTTTCTCAGTAACTGTCGAGTccacttgcatgcatgtattgTTGTTtcccgcagctgctgccggaGAGTGCCGAGATGGAGAACGTCAGTGTACGGTGAGCAGAGAATTCAGAGGCAGACAATTAGGAgagtttgcatgcacgggtTGGCGAAACGTGGCAAAGAAGCCAGACGCGAGTCGAATTCTCGCTCAGTGCGCTCTCGCACCTTGATTTGTTGAGCGTGCAGGCCGGCACTTAGGTTAAAAAACTCTATTTAGACTTTCTGCAAGTGGCGCTGTTTACAGTAAACATCTGTTTTAATGTATTCTCTAGAAACACCGTaacaagaacagagaaacgcacggACACAGGTAGAGCAACATGCCAGTGCGTCACAATGATATCAGACTATACAGCTCAGTTTGGCGGTATTGTGGTCTCAATTTCGACGATTCTTTCCGCGTGGGAGAAACGATAGTTGAGCTCGAAACTCTTTTCCTAAGAGAAGATGTGGATCAGAGAAAATGCCGGACCTCTTTAGGGGTGCTCCGCTGATAGAATCATGTTCTTTTCTGTGAAAGCCACTGATGATGGAAACAGGGGGGATGCCTTAGGACGTTTAGTGGCTTGTCAGAGTCAAgagcgaaaacagagaggcagggGAGACGGCTGAGACGTCGAAGAgagtcttctgcctccttgGAATGCGAAACGCCGAACACCTTTCGTCCTCGTGTGTCTCGAATTCACGTACCTCGACAAACGACACGGGTGTAGAAACTGCAGATTTCCGAGTGTTAGAGCTCTGCCGACCCGACAGTTGTCCAAAGCGAAAGGAGTTTGGCGGGGGGGGGGCACGATGTATGCACAGCGCACATTTCTCCGTGAAAGTAGATGAAAGTGTTCGTGTTTTCAGCGAGTTCATACATGGGCGTGGACCTTTCTTGTCTAGGCGCGAGGAGCCCGGAAACTTTTTTCGCAAGTccctgtttttctgcttgTGCGTCGTTCGTGCTTCAGCATCCCGCTCTACGACTACATCCCAGACAGACTGCTGACAGTCTTCATCACAGAAATTGGCCCCATCGATCCATCCTACTTGTACACTTTGTCGAAGCAGCGCTATCACATCGACGACTTGGACCTCTGTACTCTGGACTAATGCAGAGCCTCTGCGCTCCGAGCGACAAGGGTTCTCCGACATCTAGAAGACATCTGCGCACCTACATAtcatatatgtacgtatatatatgtgacCAGAAGAGTgcgcatacacatatactGTATGCGTGTGTGCACAGATGTAAGTAGAAAAGTGTCCTTCCAGAACCGTGCGTGGGTTCGGAGGTACGGACCGCGATTcacaaaaacgaggaagtgcatgcaggcgggTGTGGCTCTGTGAAACGCAATGCAACTAAGAATGAGGGTTTGTGGAGAAGTGTGAGTAGGGAGGCGGTGTTTGTGTACCGGGtgagaaacggaggaagcGCATTTGTGTTGATCAATTGGCATTTCTGTATGGAGTAAATTGTGGATCACAGTGTCGCGGCCCTTCTGCACACAGCAACAGGCTTGCAGGCGCATATGTGCGTCTCACGCATGTTTGAATTTTTGGAAATTGCCGCCCAAATGCAGACCTCCTCTGAAGGCAGCACATGCCCCCACGCACACTTCAGGAAAGTCGTGTTTCTCAGGTGTTGTTCCCACGCGGAAAACCTCGAACATACAGCCCCCCCTTGTACACACAGAGACTCGTTAGGAGGAACACAAGTTGGTTGGCGTTCCTTTTTTAAAGCGTTCACCAATGATACTCGGATCTCTGCTACCGCCTTGTTGGGACACGACGACTGCCGAATTCCCCCTTAACTTCGCGCCAGAACAGATGCATAACCTAGGGAACTCACAAAAACGACGGGAGCTTctggaagatgaagaggggagcagaagcagcgagtgCATCAAACAGGCTGCACACTTTTGTCAACAAGACACGGAGGCAGGGTTTAGAGGGGCGCGAAAGAAACTTCTGATTTGCAGAAGCCTGCTAGTGATTGCTGTTcgtcgggtgtatgtacaccagGAGAGCGGATCGGCACGCCTCGAAGCACTCTGAGGATTCGAATGGCCGGACGGCGTTTTAGGGGTTCCCTTTTTGACTTTTGCTTTCTTCAGTGTTCCGTCCTTTTGATCGAACACGTCCACTCGAGAATCGTACGTGTGCCGGGGAAGTTCGTTCCCTCACATTCTGCACTAAATTAGTAGGCGCCGGCAGCCGTCAGTGTAGCACAGCTTCGCCGTCTGTGCATCTGCCACGGATACAGACATTTCCACGAGTCTCTCTTCAGGGAGTAGAAGACTCTTTCAGCCCGCGTGCGACGCTGCGCgggtgtgtctctgtggctCTCCAGGTCTTTCATTTCAACTCCACCGACgatgcgcgcatgcaaagacaaCCCTTTCGCTTTCGCGGTGTTTCCCTTTGCAATCCGAAACAACTGCGCCTCTCTCAGCCTTCTCTTTTGATGCTCTGCTTTAGTGTGAcgatagacagaggcttTGCCTCAAGTCGAGTTCGAACACGAAAGAGGGGTCACGCCCTCGAACGCGCTTCTGAGGGACTTGGATTTTTCgattctgcatgcgcctgcacATTTTTCGCGACACACACGCAAGACGTTGTGCGGCGGGGGTCTTTTGCCAGTTGCCTCTCAAAATCGCAGGTCAGAAGCGTCGTCTTTCATTCTTCTGTGCTCGTCCTGTAGATCAGTCTTTCCCCGGGACGCAAATCGTCCTCTGATAGAGACGAGTTTGGGTGTCCTTCTCGAGTTTTTTCGCCGCTGCCCAACACCAGTGCATTGTTCCTGGGACTACCAGGCTGATGTGTTTCTCGTTCCGTTTTGGAAGACCTTCGCTGCCGAAAGAACAGAAGTTCGCTTTGCCCACAAGAGCTCCTTGAacctctcctcgcctgcgcACACACGtccctctgcgcctctcctcgctgtgcGGAATGTGAATCGTGAAGCATTCTCTGCTCggcgcgcctctctgttgTTCGGCAGTCCTTCCGTGTATGTACCCGTTTTGTGCGGCACAGTCTCAGGCAAAAACAGGGATCCATTTTAAGAAAAAGCGCATGTCTCGGACACCCACCATGAGGGCTCCCGCCGCACTTCGGTTCCCGTCTTCGG contains the following coding sequences:
- a CDS encoding eukaryotic translation initiation factor 2B, putative (encoded by transcript TGME49_313060), with the protein product MEGMKSTRSPQDPASLPETDARGMMGRSSYVGLSISSRSGSLDRSSMPPPPLLSYVPPKKCLCCEMTAPADAGGAEKSVRAKADRSTEKRTDDVEQAAAQAFADAQSRAEESEKRETGRDLPPNSGASGFQDPGAARRLSAALTAETVYTSLRPATGEGVPLMAEASYSLEEFQKDNSSMDDTPLPVRSSSCPTSYATSSFETGGAGVMALQRKGENTAPGDREKRTSEGAGVRPLAGAQRTTSSTCEWTAPFIEALILQLRRRELRGSHQAARRTAEVLRRLVDVYPWQTTHELIDVVKHVGRRLIRASPMEFLVANVLRRVLCIIRREHYKHVELQRHRQQQQAAERAQKSRDVSSLLSSPGSFSEATRESSRKAESPSETALCRSCGCVSSSASVSLGRGEGNSRQGEEREQLPLRPGASGEHLLFSHERPALHRTTSGTLHVARWASQRAAPSMAMYFDPYASPGADDCRPISASVKQSIFEGISELVAEVDSAWEEGDDVRTACFLNGDCILTYGYSLAVERLLKAIHRKNQEGGEHGASSRRTKKKRVRCNFQVIVLGGDPEQGGKKMAQCLVACGIKTAYVADGALFAVMNKVDKVVLGTRAVLSSGSAVTISGARYVAEAAKTFSKPVIVVAPLFKLTHLPVYDHHSRNELLPPALLLPESAEMENVSVRIPLYDYIPDRLLTVFITEIGPIDPSYLYTLSKQRYHIDDLDLCTLD